A section of the Castanea sativa cultivar Marrone di Chiusa Pesio chromosome 12, ASM4071231v1 genome encodes:
- the LOC142620590 gene encoding transcription factor bHLH74 yields the protein MDGHENEDMGFQHGSEGILNCPSSRMSTNPLPEKVSAMTMSSVSMYKPSNGADPFFGSGWDPLVSLSQSENFGGSSMVSHGEYPPYPVVMENQGISTTSHLVQYPSSSSFVELVPKLPCFGSGSFSEMVNSFGLPDCSQIANSGCPQNYASNKEVATGRTSTNGAQSKDDQQVSGEGAIGSSPNAKRRKRVPDSNNSAFSPNQNGEGDVQKDLSGDSSDGQKEPDEKKPKIEQNTGSNMRGKQTSKQVKDTSSGDAPKDNYIHVRARRGQATNSHSLAERVRREKISERMRLLQELVPGCNKITGKAVMLDEIINYVQSLQQQVEFLSMKLATVNPELNIDIEQILSKDIIHSRGGTGAILGFGPGMSSSHPYPHGIYQGTLPSIPSTTPKYPSLSQNVLDNDFQSLFQMGFDSSSAIDNLGPNAGHLKPEN from the exons ATGGATGGTCATGAAAATGAGGATATGGGGTTTCAACATGGAAGTGAGGGTATCCTAAATTGCCCATCTTCAAGGATGAGCACAAATCCACTGCCTGAAAAGGTTTCAGCTATGACTATGAGCTCTGTCTCCATGTATAAACCTTCAAACGGAGCTGATCCTTTCTTTGGTTCTGGTTGGGATCCACTTGTTTCATTGAGTCAAAGTGAGAATTTTGGAGGTTCTTCCATGGTTTCTCATGGTGAATATCCTCCTTACCCTGTTGTAATGGAAAATCAGGGAATTAGTACCACCTCCCATCTGGTTCAGTACCCATCCAGTTCCAGCTTTGTTGAGCTAGTGCCAAAGCTTCCATGCTTTGGAAGTGGGAGCTTCTCAGAAATGGTTAATTCCTTTGGCCTTCCAGACTGTAGTCAGATTGCTAATTCTGGGTGTCCTCAGAATTATGCCTCAAACAAGGAAGTTGCCACTGGAAGGACTTCAACAAATGGTGCACAGTCTAAGGATGATCAGCAAGTTTCAGGAGAGGGTGCTATCGGATCTTCACCTAATgcaaagagaaggaagagagtgCCTGATTCCAACAATTCAGCGTTCAGCCCAAATCAG AATGGTGAAGGGGATGTACAGAAGGATCTTTCTGGGGACAGCTCTGACGGTCAAAAAGAACCAGATGAGaagaaaccaaaaattgaacaaaacacGGGTTCAAATATGCGTGGTAAACAAACAAGTAAACAAGTTAAAGATACTTCCAGTGGGGATGCTCCTAAAGACAATTACATTCATGTGAGAGCCCGAAGGGGACAGGCGACAAATAGTCACAGCCTTGCAGAAAGG GTGAGAAGAGAAAAGATTAGCGAGAGGATGAGATTGCTTCAAGAACTTGTTCCTGGATGCAATAAG ATTACTGGGAAAGCGGTCATGCTTGATGAGATTATTAACTATGTGCAGTCGCTGCAACAGCAAGTTGAG TTTTTGTCAATGAAACTTGCGACTGTCAATCCAGAACTGAACATTGATATAGAGCAGATTCTGTCAAAAGAT ATTATTCATTCACGGGGTGGCACAGGAGCTATTCTTGGTTTTGGTCCTGGAATGAGCTCCTCTCACCCTTACCCACATGGGATTTACCAAGGGACCTTGCCAAGTATCCCCAGTACAACTCCAAAATATCCATCATTGTCTCAG AATGTCTTAGACAATGATTTCCAAAGTCTTTTCCAAATGGGATTCGATTCTAGTTCAGCTATTGACAATTTGGGACCAAATG CAGGGCACTTGAAACCGGAGAATTAG